In the genome of Gordonia rubripertincta, one region contains:
- a CDS encoding MFS transporter yields the protein MSHVQGQAPAADQAAADKAPAGAVISVVVLCFGGLVASLMQTLIIPIQPDLPRLLGTSIGNASWIITATLLAAAVAMPIAGRLGDMFGKQRVLLASAALLTFGSLLCALGDSLIPLIIGRGVQGLAMGFIPVGMSLIREITPPRITSMAVAAMSATLGVGGAIGLPLSAWIVQTWDWHALFWVATGLGVLIVVAVLVFLPRVNTAAGGRLDIPGAVGLAIGLSAFLIAVSKANDWGWTSASTLGLGLGGIAVLVLWGFFELRQREPLVDLRTSARPAVLLTNIAAAAIGFGMMAQAIILPMLLRLPEATGYGLGQSILAAGLWMAPGGLMMMFFAPLSGLLINRIGAKFTLAIGATILGAGYIFAFFLMDSAWKLMLASIICAIGVGIGYAAMPTLIMGSVPPTEAGAAVGLNGLMRSLGTTVASAVMALVLASATISLGGTEVPDESTFTWCFLIAAAAAFVGVAITLLIPTKAKASSIVEEQPAPAAD from the coding sequence ATGAGCCACGTACAAGGTCAGGCGCCTGCCGCCGACCAGGCCGCAGCCGACAAGGCACCCGCCGGCGCCGTCATCAGCGTCGTGGTGCTCTGCTTCGGCGGCCTCGTCGCTTCGCTGATGCAGACCCTGATCATCCCGATCCAGCCGGATCTGCCGCGTCTCCTCGGCACCTCGATCGGCAACGCCTCATGGATCATCACCGCCACGCTGCTCGCGGCAGCCGTCGCGATGCCGATCGCCGGCCGTCTCGGTGACATGTTCGGCAAGCAGCGCGTCCTGCTCGCGAGCGCCGCGCTGCTCACCTTCGGTTCGCTCCTCTGCGCGCTCGGCGACTCCCTGATCCCGCTGATCATCGGACGCGGCGTCCAAGGCCTGGCGATGGGCTTCATCCCGGTCGGCATGAGCCTCATCCGCGAGATCACCCCGCCGCGCATCACGTCCATGGCCGTGGCCGCGATGTCGGCGACCCTCGGCGTCGGTGGCGCCATCGGCCTACCCCTGTCGGCCTGGATCGTCCAGACCTGGGATTGGCACGCTCTCTTCTGGGTCGCCACCGGCCTCGGCGTGCTCATCGTGGTCGCCGTCCTCGTCTTCCTCCCCCGCGTGAACACCGCCGCGGGCGGACGCCTCGACATCCCCGGTGCCGTTGGCCTGGCCATCGGCCTCTCGGCCTTCCTCATCGCCGTCTCGAAGGCCAACGACTGGGGCTGGACCTCGGCCAGCACGCTGGGTCTGGGCCTCGGCGGCATCGCCGTGCTGGTTCTGTGGGGATTCTTCGAACTCCGCCAGCGGGAGCCGCTGGTCGACCTGCGGACGTCGGCTCGTCCGGCCGTGCTGCTGACCAACATCGCGGCTGCGGCCATCGGTTTCGGCATGATGGCGCAGGCGATCATCCTGCCGATGCTGTTGCGACTCCCCGAGGCGACCGGATACGGCCTGGGACAGTCGATTCTGGCTGCGGGCCTGTGGATGGCCCCGGGCGGCCTGATGATGATGTTCTTCGCACCGCTCTCGGGTCTGCTGATCAACCGGATCGGTGCCAAGTTCACCCTCGCGATCGGTGCGACCATCCTCGGCGCCGGCTACATCTTCGCCTTCTTCCTCATGGACTCGGCGTGGAAGCTGATGCTCGCCTCGATCATCTGCGCCATCGGCGTGGGCATCGGTTACGCGGCCATGCCGACCCTGATAATGGGCTCGGTGCCGCCGACCGAGGCCGGCGCGGCCGTCGGCCTGAACGGCCTGATGCGTTCGCTGGGCACCACCGTCGCCTCCGCCGTCATGGCCCTCGTCCTGGCCAGCGCGACCATCTCGCTGGGCGGCACCGAGGTCCCCGACGAATCGACGTTCACCTGGTGCTTCCTGATCGCGGCCGCCGCAGCCTTCGTCGGCGTGGCGATCACCCTGCTGATCCCCACCAAGGCAAAGGCATCGAGCATCGTCGAGGAGCAACCGGCACCCGCCGCCGACTGA
- a CDS encoding GntR family transcriptional regulator, with translation MGEVGQSEPAYKVLAAELRSHIAQGLYKGGVRLPTESELSQEYGLSRQTVRRAFLELVTEGSVYRVPGRGTFATENAGQYLRQLGSIDDLMNLSTDTEMRVLESPSRRVDLESAGRLRLDTDVVYRIVFQRLHDGVPFVVTTVSWPESVARLVIDAPEVKAGATSDSTMIGLLEPHLRYPIDECAQSITATTADAEVARRLGCPEGHAVLRVDRLYTDSRGRAVELAVSYFLPEHYTYRVTLRRSGL, from the coding sequence ATGGGCGAGGTCGGGCAGTCCGAGCCGGCGTACAAGGTGCTGGCCGCCGAATTGCGTTCGCACATCGCGCAGGGGCTCTACAAGGGGGGCGTCCGGCTGCCCACGGAGTCCGAGCTCTCGCAGGAGTACGGGCTGAGCAGGCAGACGGTGCGCCGCGCCTTCCTCGAACTCGTCACCGAGGGTTCGGTGTACCGCGTGCCCGGTCGAGGGACCTTCGCAACCGAGAACGCCGGGCAGTACCTGCGGCAGCTCGGGTCGATCGACGACCTGATGAACCTGTCCACCGACACCGAGATGCGGGTCCTCGAATCTCCCTCCCGTCGAGTGGATCTCGAGAGCGCAGGGCGCCTGCGCCTCGACACCGACGTCGTCTACCGGATCGTGTTCCAGCGATTGCACGACGGTGTGCCGTTCGTGGTCACGACGGTGTCGTGGCCGGAGTCGGTGGCGCGGCTCGTGATCGACGCGCCTGAGGTGAAGGCCGGGGCGACAAGCGACTCCACGATGATCGGCCTGCTCGAACCGCATCTGCGGTATCCGATCGACGAATGCGCGCAATCGATCACGGCCACCACCGCTGACGCCGAGGTCGCACGGCGTCTCGGCTGCCCAGAAGGACACGCCGTGCTGCGCGTCGACCGGCTCTACACCGACTCGAGGGGGCGAGCCGTGGAACTCGCGGTCAGTTACTTCCTGCCCGAGCATTACACCTACCGCGTGACGCTGCGCCGCAGCGGCCTATGA
- a CDS encoding acyl-CoA dehydrogenase family protein, producing MSTLSAEESFLVETVRRFVDREVKPTVQEVEHANEYPEKWIEQMKQIGIYGLAVPEEYGGSPVSMPCYARVTQELARGWMSLAGAMGGHTVVAKLITLFGTEEQKQNYLPRMATGEMRATMALTEPGGGSDLQAMSTVAKEDGDELVISGAKTWISNARRSGLIALLCKTDPAARPRHKGISIVLVEHGPGLTVSRDLPKLGYKGVESCELAFDGYRAPRSAILGTVPGQGFGQMMKGLETGRIQVACRALGVATAALEDSLAYAQQRESFGQPIWKHQSIGNYLADMATKLTAARQLTWHAAEQYDKGERCDMEAGMAKLYASEVAMEIALNAVRIHGGYGYSTEFDVERYFRDAPLMIVGEGTNEIQRNVIAAQLVARGGI from the coding sequence ATGAGCACGCTGTCAGCCGAAGAATCCTTCCTCGTCGAGACCGTTCGGCGATTTGTCGATCGCGAGGTCAAGCCGACCGTGCAGGAGGTCGAGCACGCCAACGAATACCCGGAGAAGTGGATCGAGCAGATGAAGCAGATAGGGATCTACGGCCTGGCCGTGCCCGAGGAGTACGGCGGCTCGCCGGTCTCGATGCCCTGCTACGCGCGGGTGACCCAGGAGCTCGCCCGTGGTTGGATGAGCCTCGCGGGTGCGATGGGCGGTCACACCGTCGTCGCCAAGCTGATCACGCTGTTCGGCACCGAGGAGCAGAAGCAGAACTATCTGCCGCGGATGGCCACGGGAGAGATGCGGGCGACGATGGCCCTGACCGAGCCCGGCGGCGGTTCCGACCTGCAGGCGATGTCGACCGTCGCGAAGGAAGACGGTGACGAGCTGGTCATCAGCGGCGCCAAGACCTGGATCAGCAATGCCCGACGCTCGGGACTGATCGCGCTGCTGTGCAAGACCGATCCGGCGGCCCGGCCGCGGCACAAGGGCATCTCGATCGTCCTCGTCGAACACGGTCCCGGACTGACGGTCTCGCGCGACCTGCCTAAGCTGGGTTACAAGGGAGTGGAGAGCTGCGAGCTCGCGTTCGACGGTTACCGAGCTCCCCGGTCGGCGATCCTCGGCACGGTGCCCGGCCAGGGGTTCGGGCAGATGATGAAGGGTCTGGAGACCGGGCGCATCCAGGTCGCCTGTCGCGCACTGGGTGTCGCGACAGCCGCCCTCGAGGACTCGCTGGCCTACGCGCAGCAGCGCGAGTCCTTCGGTCAGCCGATCTGGAAGCACCAATCGATCGGTAACTACCTCGCCGACATGGCGACCAAGCTGACCGCGGCCCGGCAACTCACCTGGCACGCTGCCGAGCAGTACGACAAGGGCGAGCGCTGCGACATGGAGGCCGGCATGGCGAAGCTGTACGCCTCCGAGGTCGCGATGGAGATCGCTCTCAACGCAGTTCGCATTCACGGCGGTTACGGTTACTCCACCGAATTCGACGTCGAGCGGTACTTCCGCGACGCGCCGTTGATGATCGTCGGTGAGGGCACCAACGAGATCCAGCGCAATGTGATCGCCGCGCAGCTCGTGGCGCGGGGCGGTATCTGA
- a CDS encoding MaoC family dehydratase has product MTEAIAVGGPYYDELTHGQVFDDASSLTLTSGLAAGHQSILGDRLRLSLDAHLAGRVLGEGTLAHPGLVTDVAIGQSTLATHHVKANLFYRGLRFLSYPKIGDTLTTVTEVVGLRENKSKPGRAPTGLAALHMVTTDQNGATVLDFYRCAMLPLSPSADPNRTVHADDLSAIGPGDEADPALPDWDLAAFRSSFGGQHFSPDLAGRVFRSSADVVSSAPELARLSLNIAATHHDERVAGKAAGGRLVYGGHTIGLALSQANRALPNLVTVVAWDACDHTGPVHEGDTLSSEIHVEEATPLDGGGGLLRLRSKVVAHGDADGQGDRDVLDWRYHVLMA; this is encoded by the coding sequence ATGACTGAGGCGATCGCGGTCGGCGGACCATACTACGACGAACTGACCCACGGACAGGTCTTCGACGACGCCTCGTCGCTGACACTCACCTCCGGCCTCGCCGCCGGCCATCAGTCGATTCTCGGTGACCGCCTGCGGCTTTCACTCGACGCACATCTGGCGGGCCGCGTCCTGGGCGAGGGCACGCTCGCACATCCCGGGCTCGTCACCGACGTCGCGATCGGACAGTCGACACTCGCCACTCATCACGTCAAGGCCAACCTGTTCTACCGCGGGCTACGTTTCCTGAGCTACCCGAAGATCGGCGATACGCTCACCACCGTGACCGAGGTCGTCGGGCTGCGGGAGAACAAGTCCAAGCCCGGCCGCGCCCCGACCGGCCTGGCCGCGCTGCACATGGTCACCACCGATCAGAACGGCGCGACGGTCCTCGACTTCTACCGCTGCGCGATGCTGCCGCTGTCACCGAGCGCCGACCCGAATCGCACCGTGCACGCCGACGACCTGAGCGCCATCGGGCCCGGCGACGAAGCCGACCCCGCGTTGCCCGATTGGGATCTGGCCGCCTTCCGGTCGTCGTTCGGCGGACAGCACTTCTCCCCGGATCTGGCCGGACGCGTCTTCCGCTCGAGCGCCGACGTGGTCTCCAGCGCACCGGAACTCGCGCGCCTGTCGCTGAACATCGCGGCCACCCACCATGACGAGCGGGTGGCGGGCAAGGCCGCGGGCGGTCGACTCGTCTACGGCGGACACACCATCGGACTCGCTCTGTCGCAGGCCAACCGTGCCCTGCCGAACCTGGTGACCGTGGTGGCCTGGGACGCGTGCGACCACACCGGCCCCGTGCATGAGGGCGACACCCTCAGCTCAGAGATCCACGTCGAGGAAGCCACCCCGCTCGACGGTGGCGGCGGGCTCCTGCGGCTTCGGTCGAAGGTCGTCGCCCACGGCGACGCTGACGGCCAGGGGGACCGCGACGTCCTCGACTGGCGCTACCACGTCCTGATGGCCTGA